In one Candidatus Nealsonbacteria bacterium genomic region, the following are encoded:
- the lexA gene encoding transcriptional repressor LexA yields MLTKRQKQILNYIEKFIKAKDYSPSLEEIKKHFRLASRSTIHQHIETLKNKGYLENQPRIIEVSNNKNSDLIKIPVLGTIAAGEPIEAIESPETIKVQKTLLSKSGEHYALRVQGNSMIDEGIYNGDVVILRKQPDAENGETVVALINDNEVTLKKIYKEKNGFRLQPANPNIKPIYTKELIIQGKVISVIRNFNELKEKIKTEKSIKPKKNKISKKKNLKKHLNKVFFGDIMDLLKDLPDESVNMVFGDPDYNVGIKYGDKTYTKNFNEYINWYIELTKESMRVLKKDGNLFMMNYPKQNAHLRTKYLDNIYPFINEYIWVYNTNIGHSKKRFTTAHRSILHVRKSKNNKFYKDNIALPYKNPTDRRILENLKNGSKGRMPYSWIYFDWFYFDLVKNVSKEKTYHACQIPQKLTEMLIKSCTIPNDIVFILFGGSGSELEVCKKLKRQYISTEIDEKYHEMILDRLQNGYIKKKYKLQLRNPIRPKESLSLFNKEE; encoded by the coding sequence ATGTTAACGAAAAGGCAAAAACAAATTCTTAATTACATAGAAAAATTTATAAAGGCAAAAGATTATTCCCCTTCTCTAGAAGAGATAAAAAAGCATTTTAGACTAGCCTCGAGGTCAACTATCCATCAACATATTGAAACCCTGAAGAATAAAGGATATTTAGAAAACCAACCAAGAATTATAGAGGTATCAAATAATAAAAATTCTGATTTAATAAAAATTCCAGTACTTGGTACTATCGCCGCAGGAGAACCAATTGAAGCAATAGAAAGTCCAGAAACTATTAAAGTACAGAAAACTTTGCTCTCAAAATCTGGAGAGCACTACGCTTTACGAGTTCAAGGTAACAGTATGATAGATGAGGGAATATATAATGGAGATGTTGTGATTCTAAGAAAACAGCCGGACGCTGAAAATGGAGAAACAGTGGTGGCTCTGATTAATGATAATGAAGTAACGCTAAAGAAAATTTATAAAGAAAAAAATGGATTTCGACTTCAACCTGCAAATCCAAACATTAAACCAATTTATACGAAAGAATTAATTATTCAAGGAAAAGTTATTAGTGTTATTAGAAATTTTAACGAATTGAAAGAGAAAATAAAAACAGAAAAAAGCATAAAACCTAAAAAAAATAAAATTTCAAAAAAGAAAAACCTAAAGAAGCATTTAAATAAGGTGTTCTTTGGAGACATAATGGATCTTTTAAAAGATTTACCAGATGAAAGTGTTAATATGGTATTCGGAGATCCTGATTACAATGTTGGAATAAAATATGGAGATAAAACTTATACTAAAAACTTTAATGAATATATAAATTGGTATATCGAATTAACAAAAGAATCTATGAGAGTTCTAAAAAAGGATGGAAATTTGTTTATGATGAACTACCCAAAACAGAATGCTCATTTAAGAACAAAATACTTAGATAATATATATCCTTTCATTAATGAGTATATATGGGTTTATAATACTAATATAGGCCATAGTAAAAAACGCTTTACTACAGCACACAGAAGTATCCTACATGTTAGAAAATCAAAAAATAATAAATTTTATAAGGATAATATAGCTCTTCCTTATAAAAACCCGACAGATAGAAGAATTTTAGAAAATTTGAAAAATGGATCAAAAGGCAGAATGCCCTACTCTTGGATTTATTTTGATTGGTTTTATTTTGACCTTGTCAAAAATGTAAGTAAAGAAAAAACTTATCATGCCTGTCAAATACCTCAAAAACTCACAGAGATGTTAATAAAATCTTGTACGATACCGAACGATATAGTTTTTATCTTGTTCGGAGGAAGTGGTTCTGAATTAGAGGTATGTAAAAAACTAAAAAGACAGTATATCTCTACAGAAATTGATGAAAAATATCATGAAATGATTCTTGATAGATTACAAAATGGTTATATTAAGAAGAAATATAAATTACAGCTTAGAAATCCTATAAGACCGAAAGAGAGCTTATCGCTCTTTAATAAAGAGGAATAA
- a CDS encoding NAD(+)/NADH kinase — MIRLKRRIGIVFDERKDNARQLALEVDNWLKERRHEVFNYQSWEKLGKELDFILTFGGDGLVLHTANKICNQGLLIPLARVNFGKVGFMSNIEPEEVFKKLNKLLNDDYIITNRTRIEAEVNSKANQNTIKADALNDIVIERIRTRPISIQVIIDKIEKIERLGDGIIFSTRTGSTAYNRSAGGPILVKEDQFVITIVSPVDLEKSSYFVRPADSVLQVNKIKGDARIVIDGDELLKLSKDDVVTIRKSPQNTLFIEFGSI; from the coding sequence GTGATAAGGTTGAAAAGAAGAATTGGGATAGTATTTGATGAAAGAAAAGATAATGCTCGTCAGTTGGCTCTTGAGGTCGATAATTGGTTGAAAGAACGGAGACACGAGGTTTTTAATTATCAGTCTTGGGAAAAATTGGGAAAAGAATTGGACTTTATTTTGACTTTTGGTGGCGACGGATTAGTTCTTCATACAGCTAACAAGATATGTAATCAGGGGCTATTGATACCTCTTGCCAGGGTTAATTTTGGAAAAGTAGGTTTTATGAGTAATATAGAACCAGAAGAAGTATTCAAGAAACTGAATAAATTATTAAATGATGATTATATAATTACCAACAGAACAAGAATAGAGGCTGAAGTTAATTCAAAAGCGAATCAGAATACAATTAAAGCAGATGCGCTTAATGATATAGTAATAGAAAGAATTCGAACAAGACCGATATCTATTCAAGTAATTATCGATAAAATAGAGAAAATAGAAAGACTTGGAGACGGAATAATTTTTTCTACCAGGACAGGTTCCACAGCTTACAATAGATCTGCCGGAGGACCCATATTGGTAAAAGAAGATCAGTTTGTTATAACGATAGTTTCTCCCGTTGATTTAGAGAAATCATCTTATTTTGTAAGACCAGCGGATTCAGTTCTTCAGGTGAATAAAATAAAAGGTGATGCGAGAATAGTAATAGATGGTGATGAGCTGTTAAAACTGTCAAAAGATGATGTTGTTACAATTAGAAAGTCGCCACAAAATACTTTGTTTATAGAATTTGGAAGTATATAA
- the tcmP gene encoding three-Cys-motif partner protein TcmP, producing MAIKPEDFFKGKRAWSLAKDRILGWYLVPYLTKVSRLGKLITIVDGFAGPGLYDDGSEGSPFIICKTIEKTGVKAVVILIDSDRDCFEKLERNLKEFVDKKTAILFMGDFNKITPKIIKITKNCPTFFYIDPFGIKGLEFDNLKKIFDKVRIISTEVLINFNYQTLLREYKINPTLTDEVMGGNYYREILEDDKITRDEKERIIIELYKSKYKEFFTYVGSCPVMYKDELLAKYHLIFATSHFDGFRLMNDRMGDIYREFYTKGRLIAIFPKDKRKDLVFLEGEILNFLKNKPKTRKKIKEEFMKKYFLRFKESDYNQVVKELMRVSKIYSDTGKIRINDDNLLAVSTPKK from the coding sequence ATGGCTATAAAACCAGAAGATTTCTTCAAGGGAAAAAGAGCATGGTCTTTAGCTAAAGACAGAATTTTAGGATGGTATTTAGTGCCTTATTTAACAAAAGTTAGTCGCTTAGGTAAATTAATAACCATTGTGGATGGATTTGCCGGGCCTGGGCTATATGATGATGGAAGTGAGGGCTCTCCTTTTATTATTTGTAAGACAATAGAGAAAACAGGCGTTAAAGCTGTTGTAATTTTAATTGATTCAGATAGAGATTGTTTTGAAAAATTAGAAAGGAATTTAAAAGAATTTGTGGATAAAAAGACAGCAATATTATTTATGGGTGACTTTAATAAGATTACACCGAAAATAATAAAAATAACAAAAAATTGTCCTACATTTTTCTATATAGATCCGTTTGGTATAAAAGGACTAGAATTTGATAACCTCAAAAAAATATTTGATAAGGTTCGTATTATTTCAACAGAAGTGTTAATTAATTTTAACTACCAAACACTGCTGAGAGAATATAAGATAAACCCAACCTTAACCGATGAAGTAATGGGGGGTAATTACTATAGAGAAATATTAGAAGACGATAAAATTACAAGAGATGAGAAAGAAAGAATAATTATAGAACTTTATAAAAGTAAATACAAAGAATTTTTTACTTATGTTGGTTCTTGTCCAGTGATGTATAAAGATGAGCTTTTGGCCAAATACCACTTAATATTTGCTACCTCTCATTTTGATGGCTTCAGGTTAATGAATGACAGAATGGGGGATATTTATAGAGAATTTTATACAAAGGGTAGACTGATCGCTATTTTTCCTAAAGATAAGAGAAAGGATTTAGTCTTTCTCGAAGGTGAAATTCTTAATTTTTTAAAGAATAAACCGAAAACCAGAAAGAAAATAAAAGAAGAATTCATGAAGAAATATTTTTTGAGATTTAAAGAAAGCGATTATAATCAAGTTGTCAAAGAATTAATGAGGGTAAGTAAAATATATAGTGATACTGGTAAAATCAGAATAAACGACGATAATCTTTTAGCTGTTTCTACTCCTAAAAAATGA
- a CDS encoding AbiV family abortive infection protein, with protein sequence MKKLKSLSKNKKLNFYSIYASAHNNAVELLSEAELLFERKKYARAYFLAFTGLEEVSKSQLAADVWTGFIKEDDFWKHYTDHNRKIGRVRWASLDAEDYRDLEDEEYIVIKIPSVKKRMKALYVDIKPNGISSPEDIISREESKSLIHTLRVAFERIIIMKEYYGHQIGTKGFMK encoded by the coding sequence ATGAAGAAATTAAAATCATTAAGCAAGAATAAAAAGCTGAATTTCTATTCAATTTATGCTTCTGCGCATAACAACGCGGTTGAGTTGCTTTCAGAAGCAGAACTTTTATTTGAGAGAAAAAAATACGCACGGGCGTATTTTCTCGCTTTTACTGGACTGGAAGAAGTTTCTAAATCACAGCTTGCCGCAGATGTTTGGACTGGTTTTATTAAAGAAGATGATTTCTGGAAACACTATACTGACCATAACAGAAAAATCGGTCGGGTAAGATGGGCGTCTTTAGACGCCGAGGATTATAGAGATTTGGAAGACGAGGAATATATTGTAATTAAAATCCCGTCAGTTAAAAAAAGAATGAAGGCTCTTTATGTTGATATAAAACCAAATGGTATAAGTTCGCCTGAAGACATAATTAGCCGAGAAGAATCTAAAAGCTTAATTCATACTTTAAGGGTTGCTTTTGAGAGAATTATTATTATGAAAGAATATTACGGACACCAAATTGGAACAAAAGGTTTTATGAAATAA
- a CDS encoding transcriptional regulator, with the protein MAREVIKRDGTREPFDPEKIRKSIVVAAEEANLSEERKNEVVEKVATAAIQMADAREEIATSEIKEKILSELDSIEPTVSASWRKYDQEKKET; encoded by the coding sequence ATGGCTCGTGAAGTTATAAAAAGAGACGGGACAAGGGAACCCTTTGATCCTGAAAAAATTAGAAAATCAATTGTAGTTGCTGCTGAAGAAGCAAATCTCTCAGAAGAAAGAAAAAATGAGGTAGTAGAGAAGGTGGCAACCGCTGCAATCCAGATGGCAGATGCAAGAGAGGAAATAGCGACAAGCGAGATTAAAGAAAAGATTTTAAGCGAGTTGGACAGTATAGAACCTACTGTTTCAGCATCTTGGAGGAAATACGATCAAGAAAAGAAAGAAACCTAA
- a CDS encoding replication-associated recombination protein A, with the protein MQDLFDKKFKESLKKQTPLADRIRPQDFEEFFGQNELVGPDSPLRRAVQDDNLASLIFWGPPGCGKTTLARIIAKKTKAHFVKFSAANTSINDVRKAIKEARERRKFHNKGTILFIDEIHRFNKAQQDAFLPFVEDGTVILIGATTENPSFEVISPLLSRSAVYVLKPLDEEAMKLILLRALKDKEQGLGEMKMKITNKALKRLINFADGDARVGLNGLEFVVNFLKSRNQYEIREKQVSEILKEHALRYDKKGEEHYNVISAFIKSMRDSDPDGALYWLARMVESGEDPRFIARRMVIFASEDIGNADTNALTVATSVARAVEFVGFPEAQINLAQGVTYLAAAPKDNSSYIALLSAKKDAKKGSFGVPLHLRNAVTNLMKDLGYGKDYKYAHNVPGKKPSQTHFPKEIGEQKYYLPEKDKKVEKRVKEG; encoded by the coding sequence ATGCAGGATTTGTTTGATAAAAAATTTAAAGAGAGTCTGAAAAAACAAACTCCTTTAGCTGATAGGATAAGACCCCAAGATTTTGAGGAATTTTTTGGTCAGAACGAATTAGTGGGCCCTGATAGTCCTTTGCGTCGCGCTGTTCAGGATGATAATTTGGCTTCCTTGATTTTTTGGGGACCGCCAGGCTGCGGTAAAACCACTTTAGCCAGGATTATTGCTAAAAAAACCAAGGCTCATTTTGTGAAATTCTCAGCTGCTAATACCAGCATTAATGATGTTCGTAAAGCCATTAAAGAAGCTAGAGAGCGTCGAAAGTTCCACAACAAAGGAACCATACTTTTTATTGATGAAATCCATAGATTCAATAAAGCCCAGCAAGATGCTTTTTTACCTTTTGTGGAAGATGGAACAGTTATCTTAATTGGAGCCACTACTGAAAACCCTTCTTTTGAGGTGATTTCTCCTTTGCTTTCCCGTTCTGCTGTTTATGTGTTAAAACCTCTTGATGAGGAAGCAATGAAATTAATCTTATTGAGGGCGCTTAAAGATAAAGAACAGGGTTTGGGTGAAATGAAAATGAAGATTACCAATAAAGCTTTAAAGAGATTGATTAATTTTGCTGATGGCGATGCCAGAGTAGGATTAAATGGTCTTGAATTTGTGGTTAATTTTTTAAAAAGCCGCAATCAATATGAGATTAGAGAAAAACAAGTTTCTGAAATCTTAAAAGAGCATGCCTTGCGTTATGATAAAAAAGGAGAAGAACATTATAATGTCATTTCAGCTTTTATTAAGAGTATGCGGGATTCAGATCCTGACGGTGCTCTTTACTGGTTGGCGCGAATGGTAGAATCAGGAGAAGACCCTCGTTTTATTGCCCGTCGCATGGTTATTTTTGCTTCTGAAGACATTGGTAATGCTGATACCAATGCCTTAACTGTTGCTACTTCAGTAGCCAGGGCAGTTGAATTTGTAGGGTTTCCCGAAGCCCAGATTAACTTAGCCCAAGGAGTAACTTATTTAGCCGCAGCTCCCAAAGATAATTCTTCTTATATTGCTTTGTTGAGCGCTAAAAAAGATGCCAAAAAAGGCTCTTTTGGCGTTCCCTTACACCTGAGAAACGCAGTTACCAACTTAATGAAAGATTTAGGTTATGGTAAAGATTATAAATACGCTCATAACGTTCCTGGTAAAAAGCCCAGCCAAACCCATTTTCCAAAAGAAATAGGGGAGCAGAAATACTACCTTCCAGAAAAAGACAAAAAAGTTGAGAAAAGAGTGAAAGAGGGGTAA
- a CDS encoding radical SAM protein: MKEIKRKTLLYKSGVEYGDFCINHVEGCAHGCKFPCYAMMMKKRCGVIKDYADWIKPKIVSNALELLEKEIPKYKKKIRFVHLCFSTDPFMYKYPEVSDLTLRIIERLNKDNIRCVVLTKGVYPKTLISREKYGRDNEYGITIVSLDKDFKRRFEPYSASYKKRIESLKFLHEKGLKTWVSMEPYPTPNLVKQNLIEILKEISFVDKIIFGKLNYNVNSSKFKDSGAFYQGRANKVIDFCQNRGIEYHIKYGTRKKDNKGTEKIFRKEKSLNIIRLKVLTMPI; this comes from the coding sequence ATGAAAGAGATAAAGCGTAAAACATTATTATATAAAAGTGGCGTGGAATATGGTGATTTTTGTATAAACCATGTTGAAGGTTGTGCTCACGGTTGTAAATTTCCTTGTTATGCTATGATGATGAAAAAAAGATGTGGTGTCATAAAAGATTATGCTGATTGGATAAAACCAAAAATCGTATCGAATGCTCTAGAATTATTAGAGAAAGAAATTCCTAAATATAAAAAAAAGATTCGATTTGTTCACTTGTGCTTCTCAACAGATCCTTTTATGTATAAATATCCAGAAGTTTCAGATTTGACTTTACGAATAATTGAGAGATTAAACAAGGATAATATTCGCTGTGTTGTATTAACAAAAGGAGTATATCCAAAAACTCTAATAAGCAGAGAAAAATATGGAAGAGATAATGAATATGGTATCACTATTGTGTCACTAGATAAAGATTTTAAAAGGAGATTTGAACCATATTCTGCTTCTTATAAAAAAAGAATAGAATCATTGAAGTTTTTACATGAAAAAGGTTTAAAAACTTGGGTTAGTATGGAGCCTTATCCTACACCGAATTTAGTAAAACAAAATTTAATAGAAATTTTGAAAGAAATATCTTTTGTAGATAAGATTATATTTGGAAAATTGAATTATAATGTAAACTCAAGCAAATTTAAAGATAGTGGGGCTTTTTATCAAGGGCGTGCAAATAAAGTTATTGATTTCTGTCAGAATAGGGGAATAGAGTACCATATAAAATACGGAACGAGAAAGAAAGATAATAAAGGGACAGAAAAGATTTTTAGGAAGGAAAAATCCCTGAATATTATAAGGTTAAAAGTCCTGACAATGCCAATCTAA
- a CDS encoding ATP-dependent helicase, translating into MIEIKEPLNSYKEFPGPILLLAGPGTGKTYQLALRIKFLIEEKKVNPNEITVITFTKSATRNMQERLAEKDINLDKSKYPEIISTTHHLGNMIIGSSCRRFDLPEKYKILIEKSPKRVLLRDATNLAGYDRDNWKHTEDCRLKGRCNKAERDKCKICDEYKKILRKCTRVDYDDLILLACEALRGDKDLRNQWKQRTKFLLVDEYQDINKAQFELIQLLSKNQEEGLFVVGDDEQSIYSFRGGSTEFIRNFEKDFPKNPKIGRLSISWRCPKHILLGAKSMINKFYKNAVIKPKPKFSEKIKINNKIIFCEVPTAKKEAQIIAAISQEKIKTNTIKIIIPNKMYLPVLKEEFQKRGLEYKYKFNISDQGLVRFTVLTDWINNPNDNIALRYLIDLIIENYDGFTKKINEEKCGIILKRDRASNLIAQLWKKVERKKSLYKILIEESQNSEFLKELNNNLNILKELIKNRGTKKTGLLDFLATSGLFVAPGKNPLELVSEIKEWINELSGSNTISSYNPITIYNMPSCKGLEADIIFVIGLSKELFPDSNNNIEEKSRLFYVAMTRAKKELYLFSSRTRSSKITFKKASYQLKPSPFISAISKDNIETRIIYPRKKPRKQFIKRN; encoded by the coding sequence ATGATAGAAATAAAAGAACCACTAAATTCTTATAAAGAATTTCCTGGCCCCATTCTATTATTAGCAGGTCCTGGTACGGGCAAAACATATCAGTTAGCACTACGGATAAAATTTTTAATTGAAGAGAAGAAAGTTAATCCCAATGAAATAACCGTTATAACTTTTACAAAATCAGCTACGAGAAACATGCAAGAAAGACTTGCAGAGAAAGATATTAATTTAGATAAAAGTAAATATCCAGAAATTATTTCAACTACGCATCATTTGGGCAATATGATTATAGGCTCATCGTGTCGTCGCTTTGATTTACCAGAGAAATACAAAATTTTAATTGAAAAAAGCCCCAAAAGAGTACTTCTTCGGGACGCGACAAATTTAGCTGGCTATGATAGAGACAATTGGAAGCACACGGAAGATTGTCGTTTAAAGGGAAGATGTAATAAAGCAGAACGAGATAAATGTAAAATTTGTGATGAATACAAAAAGATACTTCGGAAATGCACTCGAGTTGATTACGATGATTTAATTTTATTAGCTTGTGAAGCATTAAGAGGAGATAAAGATCTTAGAAATCAGTGGAAACAAAGAACAAAGTTTTTATTAGTGGATGAATACCAGGATATCAATAAGGCACAGTTTGAATTAATACAATTATTATCAAAAAACCAAGAAGAGGGTTTGTTCGTAGTAGGAGATGATGAACAAAGTATTTACTCATTTCGTGGCGGATCCACTGAATTTATTCGCAATTTCGAAAAAGATTTTCCTAAAAATCCTAAAATTGGGAGATTATCTATAAGCTGGCGTTGTCCTAAACACATTTTACTAGGGGCAAAATCAATGATAAATAAATTTTACAAGAATGCAGTTATAAAACCAAAACCAAAATTTAGTGAAAAAATCAAAATTAACAATAAAATTATATTTTGTGAAGTTCCCACTGCAAAAAAAGAGGCCCAAATCATTGCAGCAATTTCACAAGAGAAGATAAAAACAAATACTATTAAAATTATTATTCCTAACAAAATGTATCTTCCTGTTCTAAAAGAGGAATTTCAGAAACGTGGGCTAGAGTATAAATATAAATTTAATATAAGCGATCAAGGCCTGGTAAGATTTACTGTCTTAACAGACTGGATCAACAACCCAAATGACAATATCGCTTTAAGGTATTTAATTGATTTAATAATTGAAAACTACGATGGATTTACAAAAAAAATTAATGAAGAAAAATGCGGAATTATCTTAAAGAGAGATAGGGCTAGTAATCTTATTGCACAATTATGGAAGAAAGTCGAAAGAAAAAAGTCATTGTATAAAATTTTAATCGAAGAGTCACAAAACAGCGAATTCTTGAAAGAATTAAATAATAATTTAAATATTTTGAAAGAGCTTATTAAAAATCGTGGTACAAAAAAAACAGGTCTGTTAGATTTTTTAGCCACCAGTGGACTCTTTGTAGCTCCCGGGAAAAATCCATTAGAGCTAGTATCTGAAATCAAGGAATGGATAAATGAACTTAGTGGAAGTAATACAATTAGCTCTTATAATCCTATCACGATATATAACATGCCTAGCTGTAAAGGATTGGAAGCAGATATAATTTTTGTTATAGGCCTCTCAAAAGAATTATTTCCTGATTCAAATAATAATATTGAAGAAAAAAGCAGGTTATTTTATGTCGCAATGACTAGGGCTAAAAAGGAATTGTATCTTTTTAGTTCAAGAACGAGATCTTCAAAAATCACATTCAAGAAAGCATCTTATCAGTTAAAGCCATCTCCTTTTATCTCTGCAATTTCTAAAGATAATATAGAAACAAGAATCATTTATCCCAGAAAAAAACCAAGAAAGCAATTTATCAAAAGAAATTAA
- a CDS encoding acylphosphatase, producing the protein MEEKIRAHMIVSGRVQGVFFRQNTIRKAKELDVFGWVRNLFDGRVEAVFEGRKKKVEKIINWVKKGPVSAEVDNCEVKWQKYKGEFKGFDIRF; encoded by the coding sequence ATGGAAGAAAAGATTAGGGCACATATGATTGTTTCAGGCCGCGTGCAAGGTGTATTTTTTCGCCAGAACACCATTAGAAAAGCTAAAGAGCTTGATGTTTTTGGATGGGTTCGCAATTTATTTGATGGCCGAGTAGAAGCTGTTTTTGAAGGCAGGAAAAAGAAAGTAGAAAAAATAATAAATTGGGTTAAGAAAGGTCCAGTTTCTGCTGAGGTAGATAATTGTGAAGTTAAATGGCAGAAATATAAAGGAGAATTTAAAGGTTTTGATATTAGATTTTAA